In Geminocystis sp. NIES-3709, a single genomic region encodes these proteins:
- a CDS encoding translocation/assembly module TamB domain-containing protein, translating into MTNRQPEDWENNLSSLSLKQRLAIILAKPQTKIISLVTVTGILAGGYGVTRYLINKIIPSRIETELERILSREVSFGKVTHSLFNEIVIDNIKISPTQTDPSFLSIESAKISLDLWSLIFQRQLPINVIANEITGYGQLDTLLPPEEERKPFPLSLKLPTLPIEAKINLRLRGSRIGISPNATTQAVEVTSKGRLNLVYDNENQPLTYNLENRIGISRINLEGKTLLADTASENQLEIRYLDLPQATRLIPNLPLNLREGRLNGNLKIITSSLSTININDIEGKVNIQDVEGKVDIGKLDSNENKEILDRFNLQEKIEKIPLFNQNFLANAFIEIKKESLNIEYASLKIGDIDTSLRGEISQQQGYNLQANLNPVNLRKVLPSVGIKPIVAIDGLLAGNIQVNGNLDTPQIEGKVKVNKTFVDKLELGNIDSQFIANLDKVTIKQIAIKPPTGGNIITQGVINTNFNQNLREDKPLKLEKIPFNFQFNANLPSSLWSNKYSILSSKVSIAQILAKGEIKGNLSQPLGEISFSLPSIQAFEEELTTEGKLVIDKNTINLVDTQLILKENRILLNGSSQWREKTYGVTVVSDEINLTPFLSPLCQTLSFCDESLVNVNVPTFAKNLDIEITGNLEEISLNKIEGNGRVNLLIDNKINNANSWISNSSTRLISDEGNLNLNFNLAKGDLTVNGEANQIFLNNILPSLPNLANIINSEVNLTGNTQDLLTISSNNFPESLIISTDSKLQIEEGLINATASIDENETRIFADVSQIPVNQIIPSLPLDIESSQLNFSAKTTELYQLTNQSVESVNYETLTSLPSLNVTADINGKLAGGDFNSKTIVKNSQVSLDGFTQGISLSQLFPNTNLKAENLNGNLSLSSNVSDLVAFSLHYLDNQTLSSIPSLNLLLNGNANIAQGKILLSTRVNNNQWQSRINTRNVNLEALNQQLSLINQESNISLSDLDNLNGEINFSGSLLPVLQAKSSLPIDIESAIFEIGKNIVEAKGNFNLVNLFSSPDVNNLQLQVTANSNLNVIPVNQLLASVSSKNKEGFRFLPTSMNLDGRVNFQGVVKANSLLSNLLGENNIDIQGDLTLTNFNFNQLDFDSFLKGKLIINSSIIDLDLRGSENVIAFSLLREDFTIPAINVTTAFFPSQIEIRQGRESGFSLIGKRLDNEFNLVFSDFALENLQLQPAINYGVKGKVRGILSSDITVNLSDFSATGNLNLDNLGLGGIVAKNFSTNFNFADDIAQLENAKLSFANTNYDLEGKINVVTQAIEGRMSLNGRVEDIFSTLQITDVDSVNALLQHLQSQDFFASADTIPSQSLGGDKNSIKSQVNLLYIIDQQIRSIARDLQSGKIPNDLDIRGKYEGEILLAGKLSNPEINVNFQGNQWQWLPQQNFPNIVDSLGLVIEETQFIPIEKIAFNASWENNNLALQPFELNIANSQVFFSGNISSNSQEGNFKVVDFPLNFIDNFVKFPTDIDSLINLNGKVSGNISNPIIIGDLSLNNTAINGVIIDNKIQGNFDYKNYQLNFNTVENQNIQINASIPYHPSIIENKPAFINIKLDSDRVKLLDILSQGKISLMGGNISSNLSIEIASINKLINNFKLELFKLGGEINFDNAQINSIRVKSPITLTGKVNIDKNNQALDIETLSAKINNSADINIAGNLPLFKPKNNNDNPLSINISNQKIDLQNIYSGQIKGDIVVNGTVFTPKIGGYVSLNNGNFVLPQEQTIISNPRSQGVRNQWLGDTSSSSYDGIFQPELKDFTLKLVDTQLAQWSLYRFLFGGELIVNGGLYNWKNLRADGAINVRRGQIYLGGANPLTSFTSNVGFGQTTFFLSRTNENTITFRPEENILNPEIDIEVQADIVDYSRQLPNTNRNEVLDPIVRGGRGENIQVVLRIDGGLAQLLPVLSGSVNDYCRLPSTTPIAEEIKLSSSQLNEVAECINLAALNKQGSNFNLLNSPLISLRSTPNRSEGELINLIVGGELLNLATQLQDLSSQDLFENGLVQFILVPLANNISFGVNEKVSTWGKPLGMKDLRVFPLVEGVYEVKKDSTVTVSYDYIYGEYKVRYQMRF; encoded by the coding sequence ATGACTAATCGACAACCAGAAGATTGGGAGAATAATCTATCGTCGTTAAGTTTAAAACAGAGATTAGCGATAATACTGGCAAAACCACAAACTAAAATTATTTCCTTAGTGACAGTAACAGGTATTTTAGCCGGAGGATATGGTGTCACTAGATATTTAATTAACAAGATTATTCCTTCTCGCATTGAAACAGAATTAGAAAGAATTTTATCCCGAGAAGTTAGTTTCGGTAAAGTTACTCATTCTCTTTTCAATGAAATAGTTATTGATAATATTAAAATTTCTCCCACCCAAACAGATCCTAGTTTTTTGTCGATCGAGTCTGCTAAGATTAGTTTAGATTTATGGTCATTAATATTTCAAAGACAGTTACCTATCAATGTTATTGCGAATGAAATAACAGGTTATGGACAATTAGACACTTTATTACCACCAGAAGAGGAGAGAAAACCGTTTCCTTTATCTCTCAAGTTGCCAACTTTACCCATTGAAGCAAAAATAAATTTAAGGTTGCGGGGAAGTCGCATAGGTATTTCTCCCAACGCTACCACACAAGCAGTAGAAGTTACCAGTAAAGGAAGACTAAATCTAGTATATGACAATGAGAATCAACCTTTAACTTATAATTTAGAAAATCGTATCGGTATTAGCCGTATTAATCTCGAAGGTAAAACCCTATTAGCTGATACTGCCAGTGAAAATCAATTAGAGATTCGTTATCTTGACTTACCCCAAGCCACAAGATTAATTCCTAACCTTCCTCTAAATTTGCGGGAAGGAAGACTTAACGGCAACCTAAAAATTATTACCTCTTCCTTATCTACCATCAATATAAATGATATAGAGGGAAAAGTTAATATACAAGATGTAGAAGGAAAAGTGGATATAGGGAAACTCGACTCTAATGAAAATAAGGAAATTTTAGACAGATTTAACCTTCAGGAAAAAATTGAGAAGATACCCCTTTTTAATCAGAATTTTTTAGCAAATGCGTTTATAGAAATAAAAAAAGAATCTCTTAATATTGAGTATGCCAGTTTAAAGATAGGAGATATTGACACTTCCTTGCGAGGAGAAATTAGTCAGCAACAGGGGTATAATTTACAAGCAAATCTCAACCCCGTTAACCTAAGAAAAGTTTTACCTAGTGTCGGGATTAAGCCTATTGTGGCAATAGATGGTTTATTAGCAGGAAATATTCAAGTCAACGGAAATCTTGATACTCCTCAAATAGAAGGCAAAGTTAAAGTTAATAAAACTTTTGTAGATAAGTTGGAGTTGGGAAATATTGATAGTCAATTTATCGCTAACTTGGATAAAGTCACCATTAAACAGATAGCGATTAAACCACCCACAGGAGGAAATATTATTACTCAGGGGGTTATTAATACTAACTTTAATCAAAATCTTAGAGAAGACAAACCTCTAAAGTTAGAAAAAATACCCTTTAACTTTCAATTCAATGCTAATTTACCCTCTAGTTTGTGGAGTAACAAATATAGCATCTTATCTTCAAAGGTTTCAATCGCACAAATATTAGCAAAAGGAGAAATAAAAGGAAACTTAAGCCAACCCCTAGGAGAAATTTCATTTTCTCTTCCTTCTATTCAAGCCTTTGAAGAAGAATTAACCACTGAAGGTAAATTAGTAATAGATAAAAACACCATCAATCTTGTTGATACCCAATTAATCCTCAAGGAAAATCGAATCCTTCTCAATGGGAGTAGTCAATGGCGGGAAAAAACTTATGGGGTGACAGTAGTAAGTGACGAGATTAATTTAACTCCTTTCTTATCTCCCTTATGTCAAACATTGTCTTTTTGTGATGAGTCTTTAGTTAATGTCAATGTACCAACATTCGCAAAAAATTTAGATATTGAGATAACGGGAAATTTAGAAGAAATTAGTCTTAATAAGATAGAAGGAAATGGTAGAGTAAACCTCCTTATCGATAACAAAATTAATAATGCTAACTCTTGGATTTCTAATTCATCAACAAGATTAATTAGTGACGAAGGTAATCTCAACTTAAACTTTAATTTAGCGAAAGGTGACTTAACAGTTAACGGAGAAGCCAACCAAATTTTCTTAAATAATATACTTCCCTCTTTACCAAATCTAGCTAATATCATCAATAGTGAAGTTAATTTAACTGGTAATACTCAAGACTTATTAACTATATCCTCCAATAATTTTCCCGAAAGTTTGATTATTTCTACTGATAGCAAATTACAAATAGAAGAGGGGTTAATTAATGCCACAGCAAGTATAGATGAAAACGAAACAAGGATTTTTGCAGATGTTAGTCAAATTCCAGTTAATCAAATTATTCCCTCTCTTCCCCTCGACATTGAATCCAGTCAACTTAACTTCTCAGCAAAAACAACAGAGTTATATCAATTAACTAATCAATCGGTTGAATCTGTTAATTATGAAACTTTAACCAGTCTTCCGAGTCTTAATGTGACGGCAGATATAAATGGTAAGTTAGCAGGAGGAGACTTTAATAGTAAAACGATCGTAAAAAATAGTCAAGTTTCCCTAGATGGTTTTACACAAGGAATATCTTTATCTCAATTATTCCCTAACACTAACCTTAAAGCAGAAAACCTTAATGGTAATCTTTCTCTCAGTAGTAACGTCTCTGACTTAGTTGCTTTTTCCCTTCATTATCTCGATAACCAAACTCTCTCCTCTATACCTAGTCTTAATCTTCTTCTTAATGGTAATGCCAATATTGCTCAAGGGAAAATTTTACTCTCCACAAGGGTTAACAATAATCAATGGCAAAGTCGTATTAATACCCGTAATGTTAATCTTGAGGCTTTAAATCAACAACTCTCTTTAATTAATCAAGAGTCAAATATTAGTCTTTCTGATTTAGATAATCTTAATGGGGAAATAAATTTTTCTGGTAGTCTTCTTCCCGTTTTACAAGCCAAGTCATCTTTGCCTATTGATATAGAGTCAGCTATTTTCGAGATAGGAAAAAATATTGTTGAAGCAAAAGGTAACTTTAATTTAGTCAATCTCTTTTCTTCACCTGACGTTAATAATTTACAGTTACAGGTGACAGCTAATTCTAATCTCAATGTTATTCCTGTAAATCAACTTCTTGCTTCTGTTTCTTCTAAGAATAAGGAAGGGTTTCGTTTTCTTCCTACTTCAATGAATTTAGATGGCAGAGTAAATTTTCAAGGTGTGGTAAAGGCAAATAGTTTATTAAGTAATCTCCTCGGTGAAAATAATATTGATATTCAAGGTGACTTAACTTTGACTAACTTTAATTTTAATCAACTAGATTTTGACTCATTTTTAAAGGGAAAACTTATTATTAACTCCTCTATAATTGATTTAGATTTGCGGGGGAGTGAAAATGTTATTGCTTTCTCTTTACTAAGAGAAGATTTTACTATTCCAGCTATTAATGTAACTACTGCTTTTTTTCCTTCTCAGATAGAAATTAGACAAGGTAGAGAATCAGGTTTTTCTCTTATCGGTAAACGACTGGATAATGAGTTTAATCTTGTCTTCTCGGATTTTGCTTTAGAAAATTTGCAACTGCAACCTGCTATTAACTATGGTGTTAAAGGAAAAGTTAGAGGAATTTTGTCTTCGGATATAACTGTAAATCTTTCAGATTTTTCCGCTACAGGTAATCTAAATTTAGATAATCTGGGTTTGGGTGGTATTGTTGCCAAAAATTTCTCAACGAATTTTAATTTTGCGGATGATATTGCACAGTTGGAAAATGCTAAACTAAGTTTCGCCAATACTAATTATGATTTAGAAGGTAAAATCAATGTAGTAACTCAGGCAATAGAAGGCAGAATGTCTTTAAATGGTAGGGTTGAGGATATTTTTTCAACTTTACAAATCACGGATGTAGATAGTGTGAATGCTTTACTTCAACACTTACAAAGCCAAGATTTCTTCGCCTCTGCTGATACTATCCCTTCTCAATCTCTTGGCGGTGATAAAAATTCCATTAAATCTCAAGTTAATCTTCTTTATATAATAGATCAACAAATAAGATCGATCGCAAGGGATTTACAATCGGGTAAAATACCCAATGATTTAGATATTCGTGGCAAATATGAAGGTGAAATTCTTCTTGCTGGTAAACTAAGCAATCCCGAAATTAATGTCAATTTTCAAGGCAATCAATGGCAGTGGCTTCCACAACAAAATTTTCCGAATATAGTCGATTCCCTTGGTTTGGTGATTGAAGAAACTCAATTTATTCCCATTGAGAAAATTGCCTTTAATGCTTCTTGGGAAAATAATAACCTTGCTTTGCAACCTTTTGAATTAAACATTGCCAATAGTCAAGTATTTTTTAGTGGTAATATTTCTTCAAATTCTCAGGAAGGTAATTTTAAAGTTGTTGATTTTCCTTTAAATTTTATCGATAATTTTGTGAAATTCCCTACAGATATAGATAGTTTAATTAATCTTAATGGTAAGGTATCAGGTAATATTTCTAACCCTATAATTATAGGTGATTTAAGTTTAAATAATACCGCTATAAATGGAGTTATCATTGATAATAAAATACAAGGAAATTTTGATTATAAAAATTATCAATTAAATTTTAATACGGTCGAAAATCAAAATATACAAATTAATGCGTCTATTCCTTATCATCCATCAATTATAGAAAACAAACCTGCTTTTATTAATATAAAATTAGATAGCGATCGAGTTAAACTATTAGATATACTTAGTCAAGGTAAAATAAGTTTAATGGGAGGCAATATTTCTTCAAATTTAAGTATAGAAATAGCCTCAATCAATAAGTTAATTAATAATTTTAAACTTGAACTCTTTAAACTAGGAGGGGAAATTAATTTTGATAATGCTCAGATAAATAGTATCAGAGTAAAAAGTCCCATTACTTTAACAGGAAAAGTAAATATTGATAAAAATAATCAAGCATTAGATATAGAAACATTATCGGCAAAAATTAACAACAGTGCCGATATAAATATTGCTGGAAATTTACCTCTTTTTAAACCTAAAAATAATAATGATAATCCCCTCTCTATCAATATTTCTAATCAGAAAATAGACTTACAAAATATTTACTCAGGACAAATTAAGGGAGATATAGTTGTCAATGGGACAGTATTTACTCCAAAAATCGGTGGTTATGTCAGCTTAAACAATGGTAATTTTGTTCTACCTCAAGAGCAAACTATAATCTCGAATCCTAGAAGTCAAGGAGTGAGAAATCAATGGTTAGGAGACACGTCTTCTTCTTCTTATGATGGAATTTTTCAACCTGAATTAAAAGATTTTACCTTAAAATTAGTAGATACTCAATTAGCCCAATGGAGTTTATATCGCTTCTTATTTGGTGGAGAATTAATTGTTAACGGTGGCTTATATAATTGGAAAAATCTAAGAGCTGATGGAGCAATAAACGTCCGTAGAGGGCAAATTTACCTAGGAGGGGCAAATCCATTAACTTCTTTCACTTCTAATGTGGGATTTGGACAAACTACATTCTTCTTATCCCGTACCAATGAAAATACTATCACTTTTCGCCCAGAAGAAAATATCCTCAACCCCGAAATTGATATAGAGGTACAAGCAGATATTGTCGATTATTCTCGACAGTTACCTAATACTAATCGTAACGAAGTATTAGATCCCATTGTAAGAGGTGGTAGAGGCGAAAATATACAAGTGGTGTTAAGAATAGATGGTGGTTTAGCTCAATTATTACCTGTTTTATCGGGAAGTGTTAATGATTATTGTCGTTTACCTTCTACTACCCCTATTGCAGAAGAAATTAAACTATCCTCCTCTCAATTAAATGAGGTGGCAGAATGTATTAATTTAGCGGCATTAAATAAACAAGGTTCAAATTTTAATCTTTTAAACTCTCCTTTAATTTCTCTAAGGAGTACTCCAAACCGTAGTGAAGGCGAGTTAATTAATCTAATAGTAGGAGGAGAATTATTAAATTTAGCAACTCAACTGCAAGATTTAAGTAGTCAGGATTTATTTGAGAATGGTTTAGTTCAGTTTATTCTTGTACCTTTAGCTAATAATATCAGTTTTGGAGTCAATGAAAAAGTAAGTACTTGGGGTAAACCTTTAGGAATGAAAGATTTAAGGGTTTTTCCTTTGGTGGAAGGAGTTTATGAGGTGAAAAAAGATTCTACTGTCACGGTATCTTATGATTATATTTATGGGGAGTATAAAGTTCGTTATCAGATGAGGTTTTGA
- a CDS encoding HAS-barrel domain-containing protein: protein MRLPLPKLNNDDRQSDHIGEVIETSTVEFLAQCLEPEELNFPAMPPFGSWVKSFDEESGNKIYSLVTNVTTAPIDSVHRARALGLTLTELKEQQPQIFAMLKTEFRAVIIGFEIPSTSESNSYNISNGNIYQYLPPRPPQIHQAVFRCDAEEIIKFTANPDFLRVLLQVQNTPVESLIAATLRESYRLRGGDRQWLVNAGRTLSVLLKNDYDCLKYILSQVHW, encoded by the coding sequence GTGCGTTTACCATTACCGAAATTAAATAACGACGATCGTCAATCAGATCATATTGGCGAAGTAATCGAAACTTCTACTGTCGAATTTTTAGCCCAATGTTTAGAACCGGAAGAACTGAATTTTCCTGCGATGCCTCCCTTTGGCAGTTGGGTTAAATCCTTTGACGAAGAATCAGGAAACAAAATTTATTCTTTAGTAACTAATGTAACTACAGCACCGATCGACTCTGTGCATAGAGCAAGGGCTTTAGGATTAACCTTAACAGAATTGAAAGAACAGCAACCCCAAATCTTTGCTATGTTAAAGACTGAATTTCGAGCCGTAATCATTGGTTTTGAAATCCCGTCAACCTCTGAGAGTAACAGCTATAATATTTCTAATGGTAATATATACCAATATTTACCACCTCGTCCTCCTCAAATTCATCAAGCGGTTTTTCGTTGCGATGCAGAAGAAATTATCAAGTTTACCGCTAATCCTGATTTTTTGAGAGTTTTATTACAAGTTCAAAACACTCCCGTTGAATCTTTAATTGCGGCTACTTTAAGAGAAAGTTATCGTTTGCGAGGAGGCGATCGACAGTGGTTAGTGAATGCTGGCCGTACTTTGAGCGTTTTATTAAAAAATGATTATGACTGTCTGAAATATATTTTAAGTCAAGTACATTGGTAA
- a CDS encoding alpha/beta fold hydrolase: MIFLPYKTNYNHKPIFLYLPGMDGSGKLLRSQKSIWENFDVRCVAIPPHYGIQWQDLTEQLIHLISLPLKENREIYLCGESFGACLAMKLMEKIPNLFTKVILVNSASAFNQRPWLNLGSYLTQLMPDFVYKGSTLILLPFIAKLEALNLRERQRLLNVMASLPPTIVSWRINLLEKFFVDQDKLNQYKNEVLIVASGEDNLLPSLQEARRLKSIFTQSKINFLPHSGHCCLLEKQVDLLSLIQ; encoded by the coding sequence TTGATATTTTTACCCTATAAAACAAATTATAATCATAAACCTATTTTTCTTTATCTTCCGGGGATGGATGGTAGTGGCAAATTACTCAGAAGCCAAAAAAGTATTTGGGAAAATTTTGATGTCCGTTGTGTGGCGATACCTCCTCATTATGGTATTCAATGGCAGGATTTAACCGAACAATTAATTCACCTTATCTCATTACCTCTCAAAGAAAATAGAGAAATTTATCTCTGTGGTGAGTCTTTTGGTGCTTGTTTAGCAATGAAATTAATGGAAAAAATCCCAAATCTATTTACAAAAGTAATTTTAGTAAATTCTGCCTCTGCTTTCAATCAACGTCCTTGGTTAAATTTAGGTAGCTATTTAACTCAACTCATGCCCGATTTTGTTTATAAAGGTTCAACTCTGATTTTATTACCTTTTATTGCCAAGTTGGAAGCATTAAATTTAAGGGAAAGACAACGACTTTTAAACGTTATGGCATCATTACCACCTACGATCGTATCATGGCGTATAAATTTATTAGAAAAATTTTTTGTTGATCAAGACAAATTAAATCAATATAAAAATGAAGTCCTTATTGTTGCTTCGGGAGAAGATAATTTATTACCTTCTTTACAAGAAGCCCGAAGACTAAAGAGTATTTTTACTCAGTCTAAAATAAACTTTCTTCCTCATAGTGGTCATTGTTGTTTATTGGAAAAACAAGTAGATTTACTCAGTCTTATTCAATAA
- a CDS encoding Rieske 2Fe-2S domain-containing protein translates to MNINQVNIQDIKSLSIEKIEEDKFNYQEVWYPIFFVKDLHKNKPNSFTLLEEKLVIWWDKKDEQWRVFADKCPHRLAPLSEGRINEQGLLECPYHGWTFSGEGNCELIPQQVIGNSGEKSPRSCVKSYPTAIEHGLLFAYAGNPENAPLTSLPIIEPLAENEQDWVILNTFRDIPYDALTLLENVLDSSHIPYTHHGSVGNRANVSSVELEVISSNKKGFKGVWQEGPRKGKLGTQYTTFIAPNLMWHDLTSNQFGRTMTVVYATPISKGKCRLFALFPFQFSSKIPEFFIKITPRWYSHINQNAILEDDQIFLHYQERFLAELGGSEKFTQAYYLPTKADLFVSELRKWVNKYSGELFPNQVFPETPNHTILLERYHSHTEKCVSCHQALKTIKNVRFILLIITTILWSITPLITLYINYLPSFIATVSSSISIVNLSIYLYLGKLEKKFYEGQTIAPRNRIKN, encoded by the coding sequence ATGAACATTAATCAAGTAAATATTCAAGATATTAAATCATTATCGATCGAGAAAATAGAAGAAGACAAATTTAACTATCAAGAAGTTTGGTATCCTATTTTTTTTGTCAAAGATTTACATAAAAATAAACCTAATTCTTTTACTTTATTAGAAGAAAAATTAGTAATTTGGTGGGATAAAAAAGATGAACAGTGGCGAGTATTTGCAGATAAATGTCCTCATCGACTTGCACCTCTTAGTGAAGGTAGAATTAACGAACAAGGTCTATTAGAATGTCCTTATCATGGTTGGACATTTTCGGGAGAGGGAAATTGTGAATTAATTCCTCAACAAGTAATAGGAAATAGTGGTGAAAAATCTCCTCGTAGTTGTGTTAAATCTTACCCTACAGCGATCGAACATGGTTTATTATTTGCCTATGCAGGTAATCCTGAAAATGCACCGTTAACTTCTTTACCAATTATCGAACCTTTAGCAGAAAATGAGCAAGATTGGGTTATATTAAACACTTTTAGAGACATTCCCTATGATGCTTTAACTTTATTAGAAAATGTGTTAGATTCAAGTCATATTCCTTACACTCATCATGGTTCTGTAGGAAATAGAGCTAATGTTTCTTCGGTAGAATTAGAGGTTATTAGTAGTAATAAAAAAGGGTTTAAAGGAGTATGGCAGGAAGGCCCAAGAAAAGGAAAATTAGGTACACAATATACAACTTTTATTGCTCCAAATTTAATGTGGCATGATTTAACCTCAAACCAATTTGGTAGAACAATGACAGTAGTTTATGCAACGCCTATTAGTAAGGGAAAATGTCGATTATTTGCTTTATTTCCTTTTCAATTTTCTTCTAAAATACCCGAATTTTTTATCAAAATAACCCCTCGTTGGTATTCTCATATTAATCAAAATGCTATTCTTGAAGATGACCAAATTTTCTTACATTATCAAGAGCGGTTTTTAGCAGAATTAGGCGGGAGTGAAAAGTTTACCCAAGCCTATTATCTACCAACAAAAGCAGATTTATTTGTCAGTGAGTTGAGAAAATGGGTTAATAAATATAGTGGTGAATTATTCCCTAACCAAGTATTTCCCGAAACTCCAAATCATACAATTTTATTGGAAAGGTATCATTCTCACACCGAAAAATGTGTTAGTTGTCATCAGGCTTTGAAAACGATTAAAAATGTGCGTTTTATTTTGTTAATTATTACTACTATTTTATGGTCAATAACACCTTTAATTACTCTTTATATCAATTATTTACCTTCTTTTATTGCTACGGTATCTTCTTCAATTAGTATCGTTAATTTATCCATTTATTTATACTTAGGTAAACTAGAGAAAAAATTTTATGAAGGACAAACGATCGCACCTCGAAATAGAATTAAGAATTAG
- a CDS encoding PRC-barrel domain-containing protein: MTNSDNRLRNEFLNSQVITRSSGKRLGVVREVLVDVDRREVVALGLRDNRLAMSGIPKYMYLNSVSQGGDVILVENEDVIEDVNIDIYSPLINSEVVTETGEPLGKVRDFQFNLVDGQIYSLTIAVIGYPQIPEQLISTYELSVDEIVSSGPNRIIVFEGAEERITQLTVGVLERLGIGRPPWEKEDEEMYYAPTTAPENQLPTGIPVRPIAQPMQNRPVVMEDNWSDDEWEEARPIAPPPRRKAQSMPYPEYEEEMEEDNWGENVVEREPAPRYQSDNIPQKRRYKDDSMEEDMWDDDDDSDYRPQKVNIPQKQKMPEYEEY; this comes from the coding sequence ATGACAAATTCAGATAATCGTTTACGCAACGAATTTTTAAATAGCCAAGTCATCACTCGAAGTAGTGGCAAACGACTTGGAGTTGTTAGAGAAGTATTAGTAGATGTCGATCGCAGAGAAGTAGTAGCGTTAGGATTAAGAGATAATCGTCTAGCTATGTCTGGCATTCCTAAATATATGTATCTCAATAGCGTTTCTCAAGGAGGAGACGTTATCTTAGTGGAAAATGAAGACGTTATCGAAGATGTAAATATAGATATTTATAGTCCTCTGATTAACTCTGAAGTAGTTACAGAAACAGGTGAACCTTTAGGAAAAGTAAGAGATTTTCAATTTAATCTCGTTGATGGACAGATATACTCTTTAACTATTGCTGTCATCGGTTATCCTCAAATTCCTGAACAATTAATCAGTACTTATGAATTATCTGTTGATGAAATAGTAAGTAGTGGCCCTAATCGTATTATTGTATTTGAAGGTGCTGAAGAACGTATAACTCAGCTTACGGTAGGAGTTTTAGAAAGACTTGGTATTGGGCGCCCTCCTTGGGAAAAAGAAGACGAAGAAATGTATTATGCACCTACCACCGCCCCAGAAAATCAGTTACCAACGGGAATACCAGTACGCCCGATCGCTCAACCCATGCAAAATCGTCCTGTAGTAATGGAAGATAATTGGAGTGATGATGAGTGGGAAGAAGCACGTCCGATCGCACCACCACCACGTCGTAAAGCTCAATCAATGCCCTATCCAGAGTATGAGGAAGAAATGGAGGAAGATAACTGGGGTGAGAATGTAGTAGAAAGAGAACCTGCTCCTCGTTACCAATCTGATAATATTCCTCAAAAACGTCGCTATAAAGATGATTCCATGGAAGAGGATATGTGGGATGATGATGATGACTCTGATTATCGCCCTCAAAAAGTCAATATTCCTCAAAAACAAAAAATGCCCGAATACGAAGAATATTAA
- a CDS encoding NAD(+) kinase — protein MPKIGVIYNDIKPTACQVAQELENLLIDQGYQVCLATGYAGILGYSHPGRPVCHSPIEQIAPAGFDQDMSFAIVLGGDGTVLSAFRQVAPHNIPLLTVNTGHLGFLTEIYLNQLSMALEQVLAGDYQIEKRSMMKVSVIRENSSLWEALCLNEVVVHREPLTSMCHFEIAIGRHSPVDIAADGVIISTPTGSTAYSLSAGGPVVTPDVPVFQLAPICPHSLASRALVFSDREPVTIYPATPNQMVMVVDGNAGCYIIGDDEVRIARSSYDAQFIRLQPPEFFRILREKLGWGLPHIAKPSSVELP, from the coding sequence ATGCCCAAAATTGGCGTTATTTATAACGATATAAAACCCACGGCTTGTCAAGTTGCCCAAGAATTAGAAAACTTATTAATAGATCAAGGTTATCAAGTTTGTTTAGCTACGGGATACGCTGGTATTTTAGGATACTCCCATCCTGGCCGCCCCGTGTGTCATAGCCCCATCGAACAAATTGCTCCGGCAGGATTTGATCAAGACATGAGTTTTGCCATCGTTTTGGGTGGGGATGGTACAGTGTTATCAGCTTTTCGACAAGTTGCTCCTCATAATATACCCCTTTTAACCGTTAATACAGGACATTTGGGATTTTTGACCGAAATTTATCTCAATCAGCTTTCTATGGCTTTAGAACAGGTTTTAGCTGGAGATTATCAAATAGAAAAACGATCGATGATGAAAGTTAGCGTGATTCGGGAGAATAGTTCTTTATGGGAAGCCCTCTGTTTGAATGAAGTAGTAGTTCACAGAGAACCATTGACAAGTATGTGTCATTTTGAAATTGCCATTGGACGACATTCCCCTGTTGATATTGCAGCGGATGGGGTGATTATTTCTACCCCGACAGGCTCTACCGCTTATTCCTTAAGTGCCGGTGGCCCTGTTGTTACCCCTGATGTCCCTGTATTTCAGTTAGCCCCCATTTGTCCTCATTCCCTCGCTTCCCGTGCCTTAGTATTTTCCGATCGAGAACCTGTTACAATTTATCCTGCTACCCCGAATCAAATGGTAATGGTAGTGGACGGTAACGCTGGTTGTTATATTATAGGCGATGATGAAGTGCGTATTGCTCGATCGAGTTATGACGCTCAATTTATTCGTTTACAACCTCCAGAATTTTTCCGTATTCTAAGAGAAAAGTTAGGGTGGGGATTACCTCATATTGCTAAACCTAGTTCTGTCGAGTTACCCTGA